From Lucilia cuprina isolate Lc7/37 chromosome 4, ASM2204524v1, whole genome shotgun sequence:
caacagcacCATCCACAATCGCAACCACAGCAACACGCATTGCCCCCCCAACCTCCTGTCATGATGATGCAAATGAGACCTCCCCCTATTATGCGTAAGTGTTATAATTTCATTGTAATTACCAgataatacattttaatttatacatattgtTCCACTTAGCACCGCCATTTTCTGTACCAGGTTATATGGCCCCCTTGGCAGCAGCTGGAGGCGGTCCTCCGCAAATATCGCCAGCTCCACCAGTACTTGATCAAAACATTATTCCAGTACCACAATCAATTCCGGTCGATGATGAACCACCCAATAAAAAGTTGCGATCTGAAGATAACTTAGTACCCGAATCAGAATTTATTGCAATGCACAAGGTAATTAATGACATTTTATGatgaaagaaattttgtttgtatatttcaactattctttttcatatttgttgttTAGAGTCCCATAACTATACAGGTGCAAATTCCAAATGTTCTGGATAAATCTGAATGGAAATTAAATGGTCAGACAATAGCAGTTTCTCTAGCTTTAACCGATCCTGTTTCATtactaaaaagtaaaatacaagAGGAAACTGGTATGCCACCagctaaacaaaaaatttcgtATGAGGTAACTAAAACTTCTAGATAAACTTATGTTCATATATATTAATCTATTAGATTTATTTACTTTGAAAAACTTGCATTTTAGTTGATCATAATTATATCATAATTAATTCCTTGTTAGGAATTTAGGATTTCACATATTTTGAACTAAAAGAACAAATTAcacaaattgtgtttttatttcgttttaggGCATGTTCTTCAAAGACAGCAATACAATGGCTTTTTACAATTTGCTTAGTGGTGCTACTGTTCACTTGCAAATTAAAGAACGTGGTGgacgtaaaaaataaattcaattgctATTTGgcaagaaaataacaaaaaagttaatattataTTCGTCAACATattgttaaaatgaaatataaagtgtttttgtagttttattttaaaaatattcaattgcacttttatcaataaattcgAAAAACAAACGTGTcttgttatttctttataaatatgcGTAAGGcaaattaacaataaatgaaAACTACACAATAGCTTTAAGGAATttgatttgtatgaaaaaagaTTCGGTTCAAATctctttataattattattactcTTTTATAGTTGTAtgtagtaagtttttttttataatatccgAAAGTATTAATATCATTTGGTTGATTGCAGTATATTGGCCATTTGACGATAACGTTCTAACATGGGGGTGTATATTTCGTCGCTGTCTTTACTAGGTTCGCATACACGTTCCAAGAAATTCGGAAGATAACTtattataaaatcataataactTAAAATGTCAACAGTGGACTTTGTATCCTCCTTTTCTATTTCATCGCCCGCATTCTGATTTGTTTTACTCATATTGGAAATATCCTGCCTCAAGTCGTCTACATATTTTGCATACTTTGCCCGATACGCCGCACCCTGCAAGGCGGCCTCACTTGCTTTCTGAAAATATAGAGGATAAACATTGAATTATGTCATATTTCTGATTTATCTGTAATTTGTAATGATTTTACAAACCTGTATATAAACTGGAGCATTAAAAACATCTGAAATTACTTGCAATATAGACTTATTCACAGATGCCCCTCCAGTGGCAATGATTTTTGTCTCTTCGCCAAAGTGAAATCCCATGTCGGCTGCAACTGCTCTGCGATGTAGCATTTGCCCCTCTATCAATGCTCGGATTTCAGCTTCGGGCGATGTAAATCTTCAAACAAATACCTAAGTCTAATGCACTTGTCATAGAGGATTGAGATTAATTTATACATACTTGCTAATTCCCTTTGCAGCATCTGGTGAAGAAGCTGTATGATTTTTATTCCAACGCAATGTACCTTTAGCTGTGGGAATTATTTCCATTGTGTGGAAATGTATTGCCATATTCCCATAGTTACCGCGTGGTGTAGAATCCAGCAGTTGACTAAATATTTGCCAACTATTTTGAGCCTCTGAACGTTTAAAAGCATCTCTCACCAACGAACCATTACGAAAGCTAAACCAATAACAGCTCAgataaaataacttaaagatTTATTCATactcataaaaatttacaaaccaTAACAGTCCCATGAATTGATCTTCATCGGTGGGATGGCACAAAACGTGACCTTCCTCTAATACAGGTGGCTTTTCTAAATTCATCATTAATGTGTCACTGGTGCCCAATGACATTACTAGACAATCCTTTTCAACCAACATACCAGACAAAGCAGACGGATTGTCACCGGTAAAGGCGGCCACTTTGCATGTTTCAGGCATGCCAAAACGTTGGACAAAAAACTCACATATGTTTCCTATAATGGAACTTGTTTTCACCGGTGTACCCAGACGTTCCTCCAAATCGGGGGCACACGCATTCAAACATGCTTTTGACcatgtttttgtattaatatcaaataaatTCATTCCCGAAGCATCTGCGTAGTCAATAGGTGCTACATCGCCTAAAAATATTGACGCTAAAAAGCTGCTAACCAACGAAATGCGTTTTGAATCTTCGTACGCATGTGTCCGTTGTTGATAGACTTTTCGGATCTGGGGTCCGGTAAAACGTGGATAGCATTTACTTCCCGTTAAGCTGACCATTTCCGTACGACCCCCAATAGCCATTTCCATTTCAAGGCACTGGTTCTCTGCCGATCCATCCATCCATATCGGCGTACGTGTCAGAACGAATGCTGAATCATCCACTTGTAAATGCAGGAATTTACCTGGATCAAGGTTTTTTAAAGTCTCTACGCCATGACGTGACCAATATAATGATCCATGTTGTTGTGCTGAGCCTCCAAGTGCTACCACAGTACTTAAATCAGCGCCTTCCATAACCAAGCGATCCATTACAATATCCAACGCTTTCACCCACATAACTGGTTGTACAAAATATCTAAAGAAACCACATTTACAAGCGACTTTCACAAGTATACATGCtttgcagttttatttttatgtatctTACTCATTCTTTCTTGAACCAGCATTAACACCTCCCGTGGTACGGAACTCTGGTAGATCTGAGTCGAATTGCACTTCAGCGGTAACTAAAACTTTAAGTTCATTATTTAGCTGCACGGCTTTAagctgaaaaatattaaataaaaatgtacgaattatttacatatttagaatttattctAAAATAACAAGTTCAAGAACAAGTACAAATAGACCCACTTTTGATTCTTGAATAACTTAAACATTGATATATTATCATATGAAATATTATCATTAGTTGTTACTTTTTtgcattaatttaattatttaaaaaaaaaaattatccttttGATCATAATCAGTTAAACATTTTTGCTTAGAATACAAAACTCATTTCTACGAAGAGTTTTGTATTCTAAGACCTGTATTTTATCTTGCACCCAAAGTTATACGGACAGCCAACCGAATAGGAGGCCAACATTTTACAAGATCAATTCAAGATTTTaccaatatgtatttaaacaagtaagagtgttatagtcggctatgccgaatcttatatacccaccatcaaaccttgTTGAatcgaatgaaacttacttatatcgaattccatctatatactcgtatttttagtccatttataagcgttaaagtaatattctgaaggggaccttatatggggggtagggtcaattttggaccgatcctcataaaattttgcatagtgattttggatcataagaatcttacttatgtcgaatttcatcgctatattcgtatttttaaacaagttatgactgttaaagcaaAATCAATATATCTCCAATCCGTTCTTGAGTTGCGATCAAGACcctatttagttatttttaattgttaagagtttcgaaataaaattccgtttttaatttggtccataATAAAGCAAATTTTGAGACAGGTTACAAAAAGACGATTTTGCTACAttcagagtgagtcggtctaatttaaatatatagttatTTTGAATGTAGGATGTGTTACATAAAATCCGaggaaatacacctaggtcacCTGTTGTGCCTCAGGTGGCAATCGAACTCAGTGTTGTAACAGGCTATAATACTTAGTCAGtgcaagatttttttatatccctgtaaaatatgtattcatatcCTGAACACACCCCCATTCATTTGACACtcctaaataacaaaaattaatctAATGTACGTCATAGGGTGCGTTCTTTTTTCTggtatttttatgttaatggatttaaatttaattaaagttaatataGAGTAACGTtatcaattttttctttacactGAGTTCATTTATTTGATAATAGGACAAGTTGCAAAACATATTCGtacatacagtgtctcacatgttagttagttagttagttagttagtttgaaaggaggatgtatagacatcaaatccgaagaaatacacctaggcctcaatagggcctgttgtgcgctcctcaaccagtgccacgggtgggaatcgaacccaccacctccggtctaccagactagaacactaaccactaacctaccggaggccacagtgtctcacataaatttgtacatttttacATCGATAATAAGATAAGAAATAccgaaaaatatagaaatattctaaaaaagtaGCTTGTTGCTCcctttctataaaattaaaacagttattattgaaaatgtacTATATTGTAAAGGTTCTGCATAAATAGATCaaaatttagagaaattttgataatttttttatgtctaCAACTTTCAGAAACTTTTGTGAGAccctatatatgtacatattcacataaaacaaacacaatttGTATGTGTTGTAAAATACAACtgttatatcaatatttttacaattgtaCGTGATTAACTTTTAGAGCTGATAATTAAaccttttaatttcaatttgtcTTATCAAGAATATACTAATGAGagctttaaatgtttatttattactagttgatattattattttatttgcaaacaaaTTATTAGTCCAGCATCATTTGACCTTCAAATGATTTTAAGATATGTACATCTATACATAGtacatatgaatatttaaatttagttaaactacaatttaaaaaaaattaggtttTGCATATATTAGTTCttcaaataactatttttacgcAGATATAGGGATAAAGTATACAAAACGTGCAGTTTTTGATAACACTAATAAAAATTCACGTAATTTTTATTCGTTAGTTATCTTaaaattatcctttttttaattgcttatttttttacctatatataataaatttaaatttgatatacTAGTCTTTAATATCATGTGCTATATTTAAGGGATGTCAAAGgtcataaaaatctttttttttacatttcagtTGAATACTATTTTTACATAACATTAGTTGTTCTCGAGCTCTACTATAGTGAAGAATGTATTTTGGATTTgagctgatatttgtaacgcacaaacATTTTCgtcatataaaaattataccaattggcttaaaatcatcatcatcaaatcTGAATATTTTTAATGCCGATACTGATTATGTCACAATTTGTCCATGATGTAATAAGTAAGGATAGAGCGTTTGGGCAACA
This genomic window contains:
- the LOC111679988 gene encoding xylulose kinase, with amino-acid sequence MKVNSTAVDEEKSTYLGFDLSTQKLKAVQLNNELKVLVTAEVQFDSDLPEFRTTGGVNAGSRKNEYFVQPVMWVKALDIVMDRLVMEGADLSTVVALGGSAQQHGSLYWSRHGVETLKNLDPGKFLHLQVDDSAFVLTRTPIWMDGSAENQCLEMEMAIGGRTEMVSLTGSKCYPRFTGPQIRKVYQQRTHAYEDSKRISLVSSFLASIFLGDVAPIDYADASGMNLFDINTKTWSKACLNACAPDLEERLGTPVKTSSIIGNICEFFVQRFGMPETCKVAAFTGDNPSALSGMLVEKDCLVMSLGTSDTLMMNLEKPPVLEEGHVLCHPTDEDQFMGLLCFRNGSLVRDAFKRSEAQNSWQIFSQLLDSTPRGNYGNMAIHFHTMEIIPTAKGTLRWNKNHTASSPDAAKGISKFTSPEAEIRALIEGQMLHRRAVAADMGFHFGEETKIIATGGASVNKSILQVISDVFNAPVYIQKASEAALQGAAYRAKYAKYVDDLRQDISNMSKTNQNAGDEIEKEDTKSTVDILSYYDFIISYLPNFLERVCEPSKDSDEIYTPMLERYRQMANILQSTK